A window of bacterium genomic DNA:
GCCGGATACCGTGGCGCGGGGGAGCGACAACAGGAGGGTGCCCACCCCGATCACCGCGAGGAAGGTCAATAGGATGGAGCGGACCGGCCGCTGGGCGAGGGCGACCAGGGTGCGGTTGCCGCGGATGAAGCGGATGATGAGGTTGGCGGCGATGAAGAGCTGGCCGCCCAGTAAGCTCTCGGGGGTTCCGGTATCGCCGCCGCTCCAGACGCTGGGGATGTCTCCACCGGACTGGGGCGAGCTGACGAGGAGGTAGACGACGTAAACCGCCACCACGATGAGCTCGGCCAGGTGCTCCTTGATCCAGGTCAGCCTCTGGTGCGTGAACAGGAGCTGGGCCAGGGGCATGAGGCAGAAGATGAGGATGATGAGCGCCTGGGCGATGTGGACGATCTGGCGGAGGAAGTCGGAGGGGAAGAAGCCGTACTCGACGATGAAGCTGGCGATGGCGACGACGGCGCAGGTGAGGAAGATCCAGCGCAATAGCCGATCCACCCTGGCCCGCAGAGCGGGCGTGAAGGTGAATTTCTGCTGAATCAGCTCCCGGACCGATTCTTCCTGTCGAGGCATGGGAATGGCTGGGTGTCGGTCGTGACCCTCGCATTGTACCCCAGCCGTGCCTCCCCCGGCAAGGAGGGGGTTCCCGGACCGAGCGGGGAATGCACGAAGGGCGGGAGTGACCCGCCCTCTTTGTTTCCGGAAAGTTCGGGGCTACTGGAAGAGCGCCTTGATCTGGCCGAAGGAGGTCTCGATGATCGTCACATCCGGGCTTTCCTCGTCTCCGACCATGCTGTACGGCATCGGATTGGTCCATTTGCGTAAAAGCACGTTGTCTATAATATGGTCATTGGTGAGGTCGCCGGTGGAGGCGCAGAATCCCAGCCCCCCGTGGTCCCCGTCACCGTCCGGGGTGTTGAAGGTGTGCTCATAGAAGAGGATGTCGGAGTCCAGTTTCAGGGTGAGCTTTCCCCCGAGTCTGACGAGCTCCACATGGTGCCATATCCGGTCGCACACCCGGTCGTCCTCGATGGTCGTGAGGCGGTTGTCGGTGCTGTCCTCGATGAGGGCCACGTGCCGCCTGTTGGAGTCACCTTCGCCGGGGTGGGCGTCGAACTCGATGCCGTAGCCCGGGATTGCGTCCCCGTCCGCGGTGGTGAAGCCGAGGCCGCGGCCGCACGAGGGGGTGCCGTCGGCGTAGGGCGCCTCATCCTTGTAAAACATGGCGCAGAAGCCCTCGGCACCCGTTCCGCCTCCCACGAGGTAATCGAAGGTGAGGACCCACCCGTTGAGCCGGGTCATGTCGAGGTCGGCGAAAATGGCCGTCCCCAGGTCGCACTCCTGCCGGGTGAGGTAGAAGACCTCGTCCGCCGGGTCCCAGCATCCCTCGAGGTAGCTCTCCCCGGCGTGGCGGTAAACGCTCCAGCCGCCGGAGCGTGTCGGGTCGTCGTCGAAGGGCTCGTAGAGCTCGGCATACCCATCAACGTTGCTCTCCGATGACGCGTCGTGGTTGCCGTAGTATATGTAGATGTTTGTGGCGTTGGGGATCTCCGGCACCCGGATCCAGAACTCGGCGGAGGATGACTGCTTGAGGTCTTCGATCCAGTACAGGAGCGGATTGCCGTCCATATCGGTGAAGCGGATGTCGTCGAAGTCCGTCTGCATGCTGCCTCGGTACACCACGGTCAACGGGATGGGGAAATTAATGAGGAGCTCGTTGCTGTAATGGTTGTCTATGAAGACCCGCGCACGGTGGTTCCAGGCGTCGTCCCACCACGGATCCCCCCTGGGCCGGGGAGTGACGCTCTCGAAGGCCGCATCGGAGCCTGAGTTGATGGTCATCGCGCCTGCCGAGAAGCAGATGAAGAGCAGAAAGCAGCCGATTGCCCGCGTAAACATGACTGTACCTCGCAGATTAGGGGTTCCCAAGGGAAGGGTCGGGAATGCCGGTGTTTCATCGGAGTCGGGTAATCGTTTCGGTGATGTCACCCTAATCCACTCATTCATACGGAAAAAGCAAGGACCGTGCCCTAAACGCGCGCGGCGCGGACGCGGGCGTGGCTGGAATCCGTTAATTGAGGATTGGTCGAAAGGGGCCGGCGGGCTCCAGTTTGCCGCAGCAGATTGCGGTTGGATGTGAGAATGGCTCACCGCATCTCGACGTCGCGACGGCCCGCCGGGTCGTCCGCCGCGCGCCGGATTGGGGGACGGGGACTCCGTGCGTTCGCCTTCTTTTATCCTTGTCCCGGGCTCGGATGACGTAGGGGCGGTTGTCCACACCCGTCGTGAGCTTAAATGTAGGGCGGGGATTCCTATCCCCGCCGTTCCACCCCTCTCCCTCGCCCGTAGGCGAGTTCCACCCCCCTCCCTAGCCCTCCCCCCAGAGGGGGGAGGGAGATTGCGGCAGCCCTCACCCCCGACCCGTCGGCGCGCCGCTCCCGCAGGGAGAGGGAGACGTAGGGGCGGGTGTCTCGCCCGCCCGCGGGCGACCGTGGACGGTCGCCCCTACGGGGCATTGCACGGTTCTAAATGTAGGGCGGGGATTCCTATCCCCGCCGTTCCACCCCTCTCCCTAGCCCGTAGGCGAGTTCCGGGGGGGGGGGCCCGTAGGCGAACCCGCCCCTCTCCCTAGCCCTCCCCCCAAAGGGGGGAGGGGACAGGCAGCCTTCGCTCCGGCCCGGAATCGGTACAAAAAAAACGGGCCCGCGGGCCCGCTCGAATTCATTCCTATTGCCCGGGGAATCACGGCGCGGGCCTGGAGCCGCCTACGAGGCGCAGCACGTCCGCCGCCCGGACGACGCCCCTCGGCGCGCCGTCCTCACCGCAGACCACCAGGAGCTCCACCTCGGGATCGGCGAAGAGCACCGCCATTTCCGCCAGCCCGGCGCCGGGCCCCACCACGGCGAACCCCGTGGACATGAGCTCCTCCGCCGCGCGTCGGGGGAGGGTGGACGGCTTGCGCTGGAGCTCCGACAACCGACGGACCAGGTAGGCGTAGAAGTCGTGGGTGGTGGTCTGGCCGTGGCTCATCGGCTGGGTCGGGCCGCGCAGGCCTTCGAGAAAGTCCAGGTGGGCGCGCAGGAGGCTTTTCCCCGTCTTGGGGTAGACCGACAGGAGGTGGCGGGTGCTCGAGTCGGGCATCTTCTCCTCCTTCCCCGGGGCGATGGCGCAGAGGACGACGTAGAGCTCCAGGTCCGCCTCGGACACCTTCGCCTCGGGAACCCGCTCGCCCACCGTCGCCGCCAGCTCGTCGTCCTGGTCGGAGAAGCGCGAGGAAAATTTCTCCAGGGTGTCCACGGCGTCGGCCAGCCAGGCGCCCAGGGCCGTGCTCGTGCCGAAAAGCAGCCCCGCCCCGATGATGGCCGCGTCGTCGGAGTGCCCCGGCCCCACGCGGTAGCGGATGTAGTTGTACTCGTAGGGGCCGTCGTCCACGTCCGCGACGGTGCGTTTCCCCGCGTCGGCTATCAACCCCGCCCGGCGGAACTTTTCGAGCCGGGCCTCGTCGTGGGCCTCGTGGGCCAGCCGGTCCGGGTCCTCGCCCAGCTCCTTCATCACGCGGGTATCCACGACGAAGCACCTTCCGCCGCCGATTTCGACGCCGTGGGTCTTCTCGGCGCGGGCCCGCACCGCCTCGTCGTCGCGCAGCCCGCCGATGTACATCCCCCGGAGCACCTCGCGCGGCTCCACCTCGATCCCGGCGAGCCAGGGCACCCGCAGGAGGGGATGGCCGGCCGCGTCCACCAGCCTTTTCCTCGGGCTACCCCCGACGGCGGCTTCCACCCAGTCGGCGATTTCGTCAATCAGGGCCTGCCGGGCCCGGCGGCAGTCGGTCACGTTCCAGCCCAACAGCCCCACGATGCGGTGGGTCGTCAGGTCGGGGTAGCGGCGCTTGTGGAACGCCCCGGCGCCGGTGTGGGCGTGGCCCTCGATGGACTGGGCCAGAATCAGCTCGGCTACGCCTTGCTCCGTGTCCAGCCGCTCCTCCTCCA
This region includes:
- a CDS encoding DUF2341 domain-containing protein → MFTRAIGCFLLFICFSAGAMTINSGSDAAFESVTPRPRGDPWWDDAWNHRARVFIDNHYSNELLINFPIPLTVVYRGSMQTDFDDIRFTDMDGNPLLYWIEDLKQSSSAEFWIRVPEIPNATNIYIYYGNHDASSESNVDGYAELYEPFDDDPTRSGGWSVYRHAGESYLEGCWDPADEVFYLTRQECDLGTAIFADLDMTRLNGWVLTFDYLVGGGTGAEGFCAMFYKDEAPYADGTPSCGRGLGFTTADGDAIPGYGIEFDAHPGEGDSNRRHVALIEDSTDNRLTTIEDDRVCDRIWHHVELVRLGGKLTLKLDSDILFYEHTFNTPDGDGDHGGLGFCASTGDLTNDHIIDNVLLRKWTNPMPYSMVGDEESPDVTIIETSFGQIKALFQ
- a CDS encoding CBS domain-containing protein — encoded protein: MASAPNLEDLVRRDYASLVEEERLDTEQGVAELILAQSIEGHAHTGAGAFHKRRYPDLTTHRIVGLLGWNVTDCRRARQALIDEIADWVEAAVGGSPRKRLVDAAGHPLLRVPWLAGIEVEPREVLRGMYIGGLRDDEAVRARAEKTHGVEIGGGRCFVVDTRVMKELGEDPDRLAHEAHDEARLEKFRRAGLIADAGKRTVADVDDGPYEYNYIRYRVGPGHSDDAAIIGAGLLFGTSTALGAWLADAVDTLEKFSSRFSDQDDELAATVGERVPEAKVSEADLELYVVLCAIAPGKEEKMPDSSTRHLLSVYPKTGKSLLRAHLDFLEGLRGPTQPMSHGQTTTHDFYAYLVRRLSELQRKPSTLPRRAAEELMSTGFAVVGPGAGLAEMAVLFADPEVELLVVCGEDGAPRGVVRAADVLRLVGGSRPAP